The Williamsia sp. DF01-3 genome has a window encoding:
- a CDS encoding PEP-utilizing enzyme → MTEERWLVDTDPSNRLPVYTRLNASDVLSDPITPLGADLGWIQNILPGWNFGYASLGSYSLAEKPDVAASSGIFYGHLYINLSMSRLVGIRGGLPVELVDQLWYGGDPDIPAYVGHPDDENADASRRLADRNAWALSTETFPELEEDRTLADRLRTERPDLASLTPAALVARARSVMPLERVAWRGEVVATNCAAVGPAVLGQLLGADHQDLIVTLVGSAGDVDSALPSYALWELGRLVRADEQLMAAFDGGVAGVGARIAGIDPKFDASLEQFLLDFGYRGPNEWDLGSVSWETKPDLVFSLIDRLRLQDDSASPAARLSEHASATDDALARARAIVGDDAEALATLDAAVASARRFAAWRERAKTNCIKVLHEARVPLVELGRRLHAQGHLESPDHVFMAVDDELDALASAPESMTRTLAGRHRQWRELFGLELPTFLDTREPMPPLSGLKRKGESVVEGVKVGDVLQGSGASPGITTGRTRVITSMDALDTFEVGEILVAPQTDPSWTPLFMVSAGAITDVGAMGSHAMIVSRELGIACTAGVPAATRRIPDGALVEVDGSKGTVTILELP, encoded by the coding sequence ATGACCGAAGAACGTTGGCTGGTCGATACCGATCCCAGCAACCGCCTGCCCGTGTACACCCGGCTGAACGCCAGCGACGTGCTGTCCGATCCGATCACCCCGCTGGGCGCCGATCTCGGATGGATCCAGAACATCTTGCCCGGTTGGAACTTCGGTTACGCCAGCTTGGGCAGCTATTCACTGGCAGAGAAGCCTGATGTGGCCGCGTCATCCGGCATCTTCTACGGCCACCTGTACATCAACCTCTCGATGTCGCGGCTCGTCGGGATCCGCGGTGGACTGCCGGTGGAGTTGGTAGACCAGCTCTGGTACGGCGGCGACCCCGACATCCCCGCCTACGTCGGACATCCGGACGACGAGAACGCAGACGCCAGCCGCCGTCTGGCCGACCGCAATGCCTGGGCGCTCTCTACAGAAACCTTCCCGGAATTGGAGGAAGATCGAACGCTCGCGGACCGACTGCGCACCGAGCGGCCCGATCTCGCGTCGCTGACCCCCGCGGCCCTCGTCGCGCGAGCACGTTCGGTGATGCCGCTGGAGCGGGTCGCCTGGCGTGGCGAGGTGGTGGCCACCAACTGCGCCGCTGTCGGCCCCGCCGTGCTCGGCCAACTGCTGGGTGCCGATCATCAGGACCTCATCGTGACGCTTGTCGGTTCGGCCGGCGACGTCGATTCGGCCCTGCCGTCGTATGCGTTGTGGGAGCTCGGCCGCCTCGTCCGCGCCGACGAGCAGCTGATGGCGGCCTTCGACGGCGGCGTCGCCGGGGTGGGTGCGCGGATCGCCGGCATCGATCCGAAGTTCGACGCGTCGCTCGAGCAGTTCCTCCTCGACTTCGGATACCGAGGACCGAACGAGTGGGACCTCGGTTCGGTCTCCTGGGAGACCAAGCCCGACCTGGTCTTCTCACTGATCGATCGCCTCCGGCTGCAAGACGATTCGGCATCACCCGCCGCCCGGCTGTCGGAACATGCGTCCGCCACCGACGACGCGTTGGCGCGTGCCCGGGCCATCGTGGGTGACGACGCCGAGGCACTCGCGACTCTCGACGCTGCGGTCGCATCGGCCCGGCGGTTCGCAGCGTGGCGTGAACGGGCAAAGACCAACTGCATCAAGGTGTTGCACGAGGCACGTGTCCCGCTGGTCGAGTTGGGTCGACGTCTGCACGCGCAGGGTCATCTCGAGTCGCCCGACCACGTCTTCATGGCAGTCGACGACGAGCTCGACGCCCTGGCCAGCGCGCCGGAGTCGATGACACGAACACTGGCCGGCCGGCACCGGCAATGGCGCGAGCTGTTCGGACTGGAACTGCCGACGTTCCTTGACACCCGGGAGCCGATGCCCCCGTTGTCGGGTCTCAAGCGCAAGGGCGAATCGGTCGTCGAGGGTGTGAAAGTGGGTGACGTGCTGCAGGGTTCGGGTGCTTCTCCGGGCATCACCACCGGGCGCACCCGCGTCATCACCTCGATGGACGCACTCGATACGTTCGAGGTCGGCGAGATCCTCGTCGCGCCGCAGACCGATCCGTCGTGGACTCCGCTCTTCATGGTGTCGGCCGGTGCGATCACCGACGTGGGTGCCATGGGTTCGCACGCCATGATCGTCAGCCGCGAGCTCGGAATCGCCTGCACAGCGGGCGTTCCCGCTGCCACCCGACGGATCCCGGACGGCGCGCTGGTCGAGGTCGATGGCTCCAAGGGCACGGTAACAATCCTGGAGCTGCCGTGA
- a CDS encoding SDR family NAD(P)-dependent oxidoreductase, producing the protein MKLQDKVVAITGGTQGIGRGIAEAALAEGAKVALNGRSAEKGEKALADLGVGERAAFFPGDVTVQADVEDFIEQTVATFGRIDVLVNNAGGAKDLQPTAKLTDDEWNLVMNWNLNANFWATRRALQHMLPAKYGRIINISSVEGKQGKPVFTAYVAAKHAINGMTKSIAREVGTEGITVNAICPGLVITDIIKDNGPATAEAMGMSFEEMVALFAEESAIKRPNTVEEVAAMAMLLASDAGAGITGALLSVDGGTASY; encoded by the coding sequence ATGAAGCTGCAAGACAAGGTCGTCGCCATCACCGGCGGTACTCAGGGCATTGGACGAGGGATCGCCGAGGCGGCTCTCGCCGAGGGCGCCAAGGTGGCGCTCAACGGACGGTCGGCCGAGAAGGGCGAGAAGGCACTGGCCGATCTCGGAGTCGGCGAGCGAGCCGCGTTCTTCCCCGGCGACGTGACCGTACAGGCGGACGTCGAGGACTTCATCGAGCAGACGGTCGCCACGTTCGGACGCATCGACGTGCTGGTCAACAATGCCGGTGGCGCCAAAGATCTTCAGCCCACCGCCAAGCTCACCGATGACGAGTGGAACCTGGTGATGAACTGGAACCTCAACGCCAACTTCTGGGCCACCCGCCGCGCGCTGCAGCACATGCTCCCGGCCAAGTACGGACGCATCATCAACATCTCGTCGGTGGAGGGCAAGCAGGGTAAGCCTGTGTTCACCGCCTACGTCGCCGCCAAGCACGCGATCAACGGGATGACCAAATCGATCGCTCGGGAGGTGGGCACCGAAGGCATCACCGTGAACGCGATCTGCCCGGGCCTTGTGATCACCGACATCATCAAGGACAACGGCCCCGCCACCGCCGAAGCGATGGGTATGTCGTTCGAAGAGATGGTTGCCCTGTTCGCCGAGGAGTCGGCGATCAAGCGGCCCAATACAGTCGAGGAAGTTGCCGCGATGGCGATGCTGCTCGCCTCGGACGCGGGTGCCGGAATCACCGGGGCGCTGCTCAGCGTCGACGGCGGCACCGCGTCCTACTGA
- a CDS encoding alpha/beta hydrolase translates to MLLPPRLVSRRTLPVMRKLRTILPSAEDVEVHQLESGASARVFRHPGTGAPSPALLWIHGGGYVIGAAAQDDGLCRAFAEKLAATVVSVDYRLAPDNPYPAALDDCDATLEWMATQPDIDPANIAIGGASAGGGLAAALALRAADRGGISPVLQLLSYPMLDDRSETPDRHHRLWDAQSNRFGWQSYLGDADPVTAVPARRENLSGVAPAWIGVGTLDLFFDEDKRYAERLEEAGVPCEFVTVPGAFHGFDLVARRAEVSRTYFGSQCDALRRAFAG, encoded by the coding sequence ATGCTGTTGCCGCCTCGACTGGTCAGCCGTCGGACCTTGCCGGTCATGCGGAAATTGAGGACCATCCTCCCCTCGGCGGAAGATGTGGAAGTTCACCAGCTCGAGTCAGGCGCCTCTGCGCGGGTGTTCAGGCATCCGGGTACCGGCGCACCATCGCCTGCACTTCTGTGGATACACGGTGGCGGATACGTCATCGGTGCAGCCGCGCAGGACGACGGCCTCTGCCGTGCCTTCGCCGAGAAGCTCGCCGCGACAGTGGTTTCCGTGGACTATCGGCTGGCTCCGGACAATCCGTATCCTGCCGCACTCGACGACTGCGACGCCACCCTGGAATGGATGGCCACTCAGCCGGACATCGACCCTGCCAACATCGCAATCGGTGGGGCCAGCGCAGGAGGTGGGCTGGCGGCGGCACTGGCGTTGCGTGCTGCCGACCGCGGCGGGATCAGCCCGGTGCTGCAGCTCCTGTCGTATCCAATGCTCGACGACCGCTCCGAGACACCTGATCGACATCATCGGCTGTGGGACGCGCAGAGCAATCGTTTCGGCTGGCAGAGCTACCTCGGCGACGCCGATCCGGTGACGGCGGTGCCGGCACGTCGCGAGAACCTCAGCGGCGTCGCGCCGGCATGGATCGGGGTCGGCACACTCGATCTGTTCTTCGACGAGGACAAGAGGTACGCCGAGCGCCTTGAGGAAGCCGGCGTGCCGTGTGAGTTCGTCACCGTACCGGGCGCCTTCCACGGGTTCGATCTGGTGGCGCGGCGCGCAGAGGTGTCCAGGACGTACTTCGGATCGCAATGTGATGCTCTGAGAAGAGCTTTCGCAGGTTAG
- a CDS encoding ThuA domain-containing protein produces MSGPSGRIDAVLVCGGQWHDFDYARLQLLSALADYEHVRTRVFENYDCLEAIDSADLLITYTCNVVPDVGQQQALIDFVGRGGRWLALHGTNAAIEPTAPGSPSKYVTPRSMGDLPAVIGSQFLGHPPIAPYLVEITDPDHPFVADVEPFEVTDELYISELHPPIQVLAHTRFVGASTGFEEGHTSVDEPRPVLYLKDHGDGTVCYFTLGHCRGRFDVQDLGIDDLGKVDRGSWVVPQFDTILARCLEWAITGLISPEPA; encoded by the coding sequence ATGTCCGGACCCTCGGGCCGTATCGACGCGGTACTGGTGTGTGGTGGCCAATGGCACGACTTCGACTATGCTCGCCTGCAACTGCTTTCGGCCTTGGCGGACTACGAGCACGTGCGTACCCGCGTCTTCGAGAACTACGACTGTCTCGAAGCGATCGACTCGGCGGACCTGCTGATCACCTATACGTGCAACGTGGTTCCCGACGTCGGCCAGCAACAAGCACTGATCGACTTCGTCGGACGCGGCGGGAGATGGCTCGCCCTGCACGGGACCAACGCGGCGATCGAGCCGACGGCGCCGGGAAGTCCGAGTAAGTACGTGACCCCCAGGTCGATGGGTGACCTGCCGGCTGTGATCGGCAGTCAGTTCCTGGGACACCCGCCGATCGCGCCGTACCTCGTCGAGATCACCGATCCTGACCACCCGTTCGTGGCCGACGTAGAACCGTTCGAGGTGACCGACGAGTTGTACATCAGCGAACTGCACCCACCCATTCAGGTGCTGGCGCACACCCGGTTCGTCGGTGCATCAACGGGTTTCGAGGAAGGGCACACCAGTGTGGACGAGCCCCGGCCCGTCTTGTACCTCAAGGACCACGGCGATGGAACGGTCTGCTACTTCACTCTCGGTCACTGCCGGGGACGATTCGACGTACAGGACCTGGGCATCGACGACCTCGGCAAGGTGGACCGGGGCAGCTGGGTGGTACCCCAATTCGACACCATCCTGGCGCGGTGCCTCGAATGGGCCATCACCGGGCTGATCAGCCCGGAGCCTGCCTAA
- the lpdA gene encoding dihydrolipoyl dehydrogenase, which translates to MTSSDNNDQPADVVILGGGSGGYACALRAAQLGMSVVLVEAGKLGGTCLHNGCIPTKALLHAAEVADSVREAHDFGIKATLDGIDMSAVNGYKNDVIAGLYRGLQGLVASRGIEVVAGYGRVVADRTVEVELAAGGRARYRGEALVLATGSQARSLPGLELGGPVMTSDRALELDSVPDRVVVLGGGVIGCEFASVWASLGTEMTIVEAAPRLLPTEDEWSSKQVERAFRKRGIKSLTGTAFASVTTDADGGVDVELADGRHVSADLLLVSVGRGPRTAGLGFEEAGIEVDRGWVITDELLQTGVPGVFAVGDIVPGPQLAHRGFAQGIMVAEQLAGLDAMPIADKGIPRVTYSNPEVASVGLTESEAAEKYGEVFTAVYDLGGNGKSRILRTTGGIKLVRAGENGPVVGIHMVGARVGELIGEAQLIYNWEATAGDVAQLIHAHPTQAEALGEAHLALAGKALHAHG; encoded by the coding sequence ATGACCAGTAGTGACAACAATGACCAGCCGGCCGACGTGGTCATCCTCGGTGGCGGATCCGGCGGCTATGCGTGCGCCCTGCGTGCGGCGCAGCTGGGCATGTCGGTGGTACTCGTCGAAGCCGGAAAACTCGGCGGCACATGCCTTCACAACGGGTGCATCCCCACCAAGGCGTTGCTGCACGCGGCCGAGGTGGCCGACTCGGTGCGCGAAGCCCACGACTTCGGCATCAAGGCCACCCTCGACGGCATCGACATGAGTGCCGTCAACGGCTACAAGAACGATGTCATCGCCGGCCTCTATCGCGGGCTCCAGGGCTTGGTCGCCTCGCGTGGTATCGAGGTTGTCGCCGGCTACGGCCGAGTGGTCGCCGACCGTACGGTCGAAGTCGAACTCGCCGCGGGTGGGCGTGCCCGATACCGCGGAGAGGCACTGGTGCTCGCGACAGGTTCGCAGGCCAGGAGCCTGCCCGGACTCGAGCTCGGAGGGCCCGTGATGACCAGTGACCGGGCACTCGAACTCGACTCCGTTCCCGACCGGGTGGTGGTTCTCGGCGGTGGTGTCATCGGATGCGAGTTCGCCAGTGTCTGGGCATCTCTGGGCACCGAGATGACCATCGTGGAAGCTGCTCCGCGCCTGCTGCCCACCGAAGACGAGTGGAGCTCGAAGCAGGTCGAGCGCGCATTTCGCAAACGAGGCATCAAGAGCCTGACGGGTACCGCTTTTGCATCCGTGACCACGGACGCCGACGGCGGCGTCGACGTCGAGTTGGCCGACGGCAGGCACGTCAGCGCGGATCTGCTGCTGGTGTCGGTGGGACGGGGTCCACGGACTGCCGGGCTGGGGTTCGAAGAGGCCGGCATCGAAGTCGACCGCGGGTGGGTGATCACCGATGAGTTGTTGCAGACCGGCGTGCCAGGTGTGTTCGCGGTGGGGGACATCGTGCCCGGGCCGCAGTTGGCGCATCGCGGCTTTGCCCAGGGCATCATGGTGGCCGAGCAACTCGCCGGACTGGACGCGATGCCCATCGCGGACAAGGGAATTCCCCGGGTGACGTACTCGAACCCGGAAGTGGCATCGGTAGGCCTGACGGAGTCGGAGGCAGCCGAGAAATACGGTGAGGTCTTCACGGCCGTCTACGATCTCGGTGGCAACGGCAAGAGCCGGATCCTGCGCACGACAGGTGGGATCAAGCTCGTGCGCGCCGGCGAGAACGGACCGGTTGTCGGTATCCACATGGTTGGTGCCCGCGTCGGGGAGCTCATCGGTGAAGCGCAACTCATCTACAACTGGGAAGCGACGGCCGGCGATGTCGCCCAGTTGATCCACGCGCATCCCACACAGGCCGAAGCGCTCGGTGAGGCCCATCTCGCGTTGGCGGGCAAGGCACTGCACGCACACGGCTGA
- a CDS encoding SDR family NAD(P)-dependent oxidoreductase produces MDLNLKGKRAIVSGASRGIGLAITRTLLNEGASVGICARGQEHLDEVAAELSEYGTVFHKAVDVGDSESVKSFVDASAEALGGIDIVIVNASAATGKGPQAWVNSFNVDLMSLVNFIESTSGHLEDSEAAAVVAIATTSALEAGPITTANSYGALKAAALQHASAQAKALGPKGIRVNSVSPGPIFFEGGAWDTIKASRPALYEGALEAAAMGKLGSAEDVANAVVFLASPAAGHITGTNLVVDGGFTNRFDF; encoded by the coding sequence ATGGATCTGAACCTCAAGGGCAAGCGCGCAATCGTCAGTGGTGCGAGCCGCGGCATCGGCCTGGCCATCACCCGGACCCTGCTGAACGAGGGCGCCTCCGTCGGAATCTGTGCGCGCGGTCAGGAACACCTCGATGAGGTCGCGGCCGAATTGTCCGAGTACGGAACGGTTTTCCACAAGGCGGTCGACGTCGGTGACAGTGAGTCGGTCAAGTCGTTTGTCGATGCATCCGCAGAAGCCCTCGGCGGCATCGACATCGTGATCGTCAACGCCTCTGCCGCCACCGGCAAAGGCCCGCAGGCGTGGGTGAACAGCTTCAACGTGGACCTGATGAGCCTGGTCAACTTCATCGAATCGACCTCCGGTCATCTGGAGGACAGCGAGGCGGCCGCCGTGGTCGCCATCGCGACCACCTCGGCTCTCGAGGCCGGCCCGATCACCACGGCCAACAGTTACGGCGCACTGAAGGCGGCCGCCTTGCAGCATGCTTCAGCACAGGCAAAAGCACTCGGTCCCAAGGGTATCCGCGTCAACTCGGTGTCGCCGGGGCCGATCTTCTTCGAAGGCGGCGCGTGGGACACCATCAAGGCCAGTCGCCCGGCTCTCTATGAGGGTGCGCTCGAGGCCGCGGCGATGGGCAAACTCGGTTCGGCCGAGGACGTCGCGAACGCTGTGGTGTTCTTGGCATCCCCCGCTGCCGGCCACATCACCGGAACCAACCTGGTCGTCGACGGCGGATTCACGAACCGCTTCGACTTCTGA